The sequence below is a genomic window from Candidatus Auribacterota bacterium.
CGTACACCGTGTCGGTTCCACTCAGCGCCGGGGAGGAAGATATATCACCGCCGGTCTCATAGCTCCACGAGAGCAGGCCGGTCAGATCAACCGCGCAGTAGAGGCGGTTGTCATCAGAGCCCACCCATACCGTGTCGGCACCCACTGCCGGCGCCGATGAAATAGGCTCAGCGGCAGCGTAGCTCCAGAGCAAGGTCCCCCCCGAGTCAACGCTATAGAATCGGTTGTCCCCGGCGCCCACATAGACGGCACCCACAGAACTCAACGCCGGAGAAGAGGAAATCTCACTGCCCGCTCGATAACTCCACTTCAGCACAGGGCTGAGAGGGCCTACGGCGGAGCTCTTACCCGTGCGCTGCGCGTCATTATGGAACATCGGCCACCAGCCGCTGGCGGGATAGGTGTAATGGAGAATGATGCACAAAGCAGTGAGTGCGAGGACAGTCAATCGGCAGCGAGGAATTGAGTGTTGCATACGCCCCCTCCTCTGTTTCGGTGTCTCAGAAACAAACGCCATCGAGTGCGCGGAGATTCCTGTACGTTCCTGTTACTTTCAGGTGTCACAAGGCAGCCCGCTTGATTTTGCCGCATGGCGTCCTGCCCTGGATAGCACGCACGCGCTTACTATGTGATATATATACACAATCCTTTCATCTCCGCAACACCACTAAATAATCCACAGATCACCCATATCAAATGCGTGCCGGTATCTGGATTGACATTATTTATAGCTTCGCAGCTTTACCATTTTGGGATAGGCAAAATTTCGTAACTTCTTGCAGTAGATACCCACGGGAATGCCGTGGAATTCTGCCCCTTCGGGAACGATTAAAGGCAACCCTTCTTAGCCTGCACTTGGGTTCTTCCAATATATTTTGCTAAATCCAAACATAAATGTCAATTATTATTTGCCATCATTTGCCATTACCATGCCCATTTTTACCCTCCTACGCAGAAAGCCACGGGCTTGCCCGTGGGGCTCCACAAATCTGGTTTAAAAAATAGAGAATT
It includes:
- a CDS encoding PQQ-binding-like beta-propeller repeat protein, which gives rise to MQHSIPRCRLTVLALTALCIILHYTYPASGWWPMFHNDAQRTGKSSAVGPLSPVLKWSYRAGSEISSSPALSSVGAVYVGAGDNRFYSVDSGGTLLWSYAAAEPISSAPAVGADTVWVGSDDNRLYCAVDLTGLLSWSYETGGDISSSPALSGTDTVY